Part of the Deltaproteobacteria bacterium genome, TTCTCACCTTCGACCACCTCTTTGAGTATCCTGTTGGTCACCTTCATGTTGAATGATGTCAACAGGCTTGTGACACCCAGATAATGAACGGCTACGACATTGGCGATGCCGACGCAGGCTGTTGATATTTCTTCGATGACATTAGAGCTCGAGGGCAGATTTTTCCCCATGCCTCCAAAAAGCTTCGGGATCCACATGGTATAGAATCCCCAGTCACTTGCCGTCTGAATAAGATCATGGGGAAGATAATCGGCATCTTCGTGGGTCCTTCTGTCCAGGGGGAGGGCTTTCGGTTTTACCACCTGATCGTTGAACTTACGCGCGTATGCAATAAGCTCCTTCGTTTCCCTGATCATACCCCTGGGGACCCTGGGTGCATATTCAAGCCCTATGAACGTATCTTCAAACTTCGGGAACCTCTTCAGAAATGCTTTTACCTCCGAGCTTGAGATCATAAACACCTCCTCTTTATTGCTGTAATAACCCAAGCTGCTCCTTGCCTTTCTCCGTCAGGTATGTGGACAGAATGGCCCTGTTGACCTGGATGAGATGTTCTATTGCCTTCTTCCGGGAAAATTTCTTTTCAACGAGATAGCTGTGGGCGACCTGGATGGTCATGCCCTGAACGATATGCCCGAGAATCAACGGATTGAACCCATCGACAAAACCAAGACGCTTCCATTTCTTGAAATCGCTCGCGAGGTCGGAAACAAAATAATTGTAATAACGCCAAATATCGTCATCCAATCTTTCATCCACACCGAAACCACCCCTGATGATCAGGAGCATCTGCTGCGGATTTGCTTCCAGAAAGTCAAAAAAGGTGTTGTATGTTTCCTTCATTTTCCCGAGTCTTTCCACCATGTCGTCGGACACTTTCGTTTCCCTCATTTTCTTCAGGGTCATCCTGAGGTCGTAAAGGCTCCTCGTCGCGACCTCTTCGAAAAGTTCTTTCTTGTCCTTGAAGTGGGCATAAAAAGTGTTCGCCGACATACCGACAAACCGGATAATATCGTTGACCTGGGTATTGTGGTAACCCTTTTTGCTGAAGAGTTCCCTTGCCGCATCGATGATCGCTTCCTTGATATCAGCTCTCCTTTTCAGCTTTTTCCCCATGATATGACTCCCTTCGTAAGCATTGTCAGCACCCCATCCGCGCCATAAAAAGCATTATTTTCCTCCCCCATCCCACGCGCGTCAGAAATGAGAGGAATCCATAGTGTGTAGAGGGCGATATACGTTTGGACATCCACAATATTTTCGCTGCTGTCTGCGGAAGAACATACATCTTGTTCTTTCGTATGGCATTAACCACGAGAAGGGCAACCTTCTCAGGTGTCATTCTCGCATTTTCAATGGATATGACCGAGCAATATCGCTGGAATTCATCCGTGAACCTCAGCGTGCTCATCAGGTTTGTCTTGATGAATGTTGGGCAGAGCACGGTCACGCCGATATTATGAGGGGCGAGTTCGCTTTTGAGTGTTTCCGAGAGAGAGATGACCGCAGCTTTCGTTACATTGTACGGTGACATTTCCGGAGCCGATACGATGCCGGCAGCGGATGCCACGTTTACGATATGACCCTCTCCCTGTTTTTTCATCCGTGGGATGAAGGCATGACAACCGTACACAACCCCCCAGAAGTTGATCGAGACGATCCACTCCCAATCCTCGATCGGGATGTCGCCCATGAATCCAGTCGAGACAACACCCGCGTTATTGATGAGGATGTCCACCTTTCCCCACGTATCGAAGCAATGGTCTGCCATCTTGACGACATCATCGAGTCTGGACACATCACAGAAAAACACGTCCCCCGAACCGCCTGATCGTCTGACCAGCTCTAATGTCCCGCGCAAACCCTCTTCATTGATATCGGCCAGCAGTATGTCGCACCGCTCTTTCGCGAGAGCGATCGCAAGGGCTCTTCCTATGCCCGAAGCAGCCCCAGTGATAACCGCCTTTTTTCCGCTGAGGTCCTTCCTTTTCATGGTGCAACCCTTTCAGGAAAAACTGACGAAATCGCAAAGCTGATAGTTAATAGTAAGTGTGGGAGCAGCGTAGAGAAGCAAGCCGTTTTTAAATAATAATAATTATTATTATTTAAATTCTGCCTGATGTCAAGCGAATATTATACATGGAGGGTCATGCACGAAAGAGCTTATGAAGATAAAGGGGACTCTTATCAATCCTGAGATCATGCGTGATGTGGTAGCCAACACGCCGGGGGTCATTGAATATCAGTTCATCGTCGTGAAGGAAATAGCGGACGATCCCTATTCAATGGACGTGCTCAAGCTCAAGGTCGGGGCGGACCAGGGATGTGACCTGGAGGAGCTCGAGGCCGAGCTTAAGAACAAGGTGAAAAAGGCCGTCGAACTCACGCCGAAGGTAGAGTTCGTCGAGTGCTCGGAGATCTTCAATCCCGGCCAGACCCTCAAAGCCACGCGCATAATCGATGAACGGCCGCAGGAGTAATCCGGTGCATTAGCGGCGCTGTGTGAGTGAGGATACAATTCGGTCGGCCTTGTGGCGGGCCTCTTTCATGATTTCTGACGACCTGCCACAATCGTGCCGATATGGCCGCAAACGTTCAGATGGTGGATGAATATCGCCATTCACAAAATTTGTGGTTATGAAGCTTCCAATACCCCGGCGACGTATAGTCGAATCGCCTTGATGAGCCATCCCCTGGAGGTCCGGACATAATCATTATCATAACTTGCAAATGTCAAGGTCAATTTGTCCTCGAAATTCCCTCCAAGCAATAACAGCCACTGCGCCTTTCCGGTGTCCCCGTCAATGTCTATTATCGGATTGCTGAAACTGTGCATGAAAAATTCGTTACCGGCGTTCATATCCTTGAACATTTCCTCGATCTCGGCCCGTCCCTGGGCCAGCACGCCCATTACGGGGGCCTCCCACGTCGCGTCTTCCGTAAACATGGCCGTTACTTCATGACAGAACATGACTTTATCGTTCCATCCTTTATTCACGTAATGTCCGTAAGTGGCGTGAAGTTTTTTGATCGCTTCTATATCTTCCAATCTCTGTATTCGTTCTTCCAGCGAAAGATCCGAACTCATTTGATATACCCCCTTTCTCAATGGACAGTGTCTCCAATGTTCAGACATCTTCAACGCATGACCGATGTGAGTTCCCCGTCATTTTCAATGCCTCCCGGCATCCTCACGCGTTACCTTGTCGGGCTTTCAAATAGAGGTCATACACATCGTCCTCTTCCAGATAGCGTGGATTGTAAGGCGTCTGGGCGTCTCCCATGGCAAGATCGATCAGCGGTTGAAGGGCTTCGCGACTTTCAGGAACACCGAAGTCCTTAAGGGTCTTCGTCAGGCCGACGGATCTCTGCAGGTCCTTCAGTGCCTGGACGGCAGCCCCGGCCGCCTGCTCGGGGGTCATGCCGTCGATCTTGACCCCCATGGCATCGGCGATGAAAACGAAGCGGGTCGGGTTCTCTTCAAGATTGAAGGTCATCACATGGGGCAGCATGATGCTGTTGGCCAAACCGTGGGGGATCCCGTAAAGGGCACCCAGGGCATGGGCTGTGGAATGGACGGCGCCGAGCAGGGCGTTGGCCATGGATATGCCTGCCATACTGCTCGCAATCAGGAGGTATCCCCTGGCCTCGATGTTCTCCGGGTTTTTCATGACCTCCGGAAGATAGGTCATGATGAGCCGGATCGCGTGGAGGCCCAATCCATCGGAGATGGGGTTCGCGCTGCCGGTGGTAATGGCCTCGATCGCGTGTGTCATGGCATCCATAGCGGTAAAGGCCGTAATTTCCGGGGGAAGCTTGACCGTTAGCTCCGGATCCAGCATGGCGAGGTCCGGGCTGCAATAGGGGTGAGCACAGGTTATTTTCCCCTGTGTGGCGTCACCAAGGACCACCATGCCGTAGCTCACCTCGGCTCCCGTCCCGGCTGTTGTGGGGAACGCGATATGCGGGGGCAGGGGTTCGGCATCATCGAACAATCCAACCTGATCCGCCAGGGGTGAAAAGTCTTCAAGGCCCTTGCCGATCAGAATATTGATAGCCTTGGCGGTGTCCATTACGCTGCCCCCTCCCACGGAAACCATGCAGTCGGCACCGCATTCCCGATACAGGGCGGCCCCCTCATTGATCAGGTCAATGCGGGCGTCCTGAACGATCTTGTCGTAGACACCTGCCAACTCCAGGCTTGAAGCCTTAATGGTGTCAATGACCATCTCCGCTACGCCGGCCTGAACAAGTCCCTTGTCCGTGTACAGAAAGGCCTTCGTACCCCCGAGTTTTTCCATTTCAAAGTCCAGCTCTTCCCGCGCACCGGGTTTGTACATGATCTTCGACCGACATCCCCACGTAAAGAACGGTTCAAAGCCAAGAACAGGGTATTTCATGGGATAGCTCCTTTCTCTTTGTTTACTGTCCTGATTATGACATTCGTGACGGCGATTACCGATACAATGCCGATGCCACTCACACGCCCCGTTACTGGTACCCGCGCTCTATGTTAAGTGAGCGTTGCGCTATTTTCAACCATTACTATGGTGTGGGGGTGACGGCTTCGTGAAGGCTCGCGGGAAGGGCTGTTTCTCAGGAGCGGGGGAACCGGATAAGCAGCCGTGTACCTTTTTCGATGGAACGGATGTCGCAGCGATTTTTGTGTGTCACTCGAAGGTCAGCGCCAGGAGGGATGCCGGGTCCACGTGCGCTCCCCGCAGTTTGATCCCCCAGTGAAGGTGGGGGCCGGTTGCTCGTCCCGTTGACCCCACATACCCGATGATGTCGCCTTTCGCAACGCGTTCCCCCGTCGAGACATCCGTCTTGTTCAGATGACAGTAAATGGAGAACAACCCCGCACCATGATCGATGATGACCGTATTCCCCGAGAAATAGAGGTCGTGGGTCAGGACGATGATTCCTCCGTTCGTCGCCGCCACAGCGGTACCGCGGCGGGCGGCGATGTCGATGCCGCGGTGGCGGGATTCATACCCGTCGTTGTATGTTCGGCGGTCTCCGAAAGTCCCCGTTATTCTTCCCTTCACGGGTTGCGTGAAATTTCCCCGGCAGAGCCAGTCCGGTGAGGGGTTCTCATAGGCACGGTCGGTCAGTTCACGTTCCCGCTCTATGCGTTCCTGTACCTCAGGCGGGGGTGATACGTATTCTTTCCGCACCCGGAGCCGCTTTTGAGGAAAGTGCCTGTCAGCGATCCGTACCTGGAGGGGGAACCGCTTTCGAGTCCCGTCGTCAAGCTCCACGTCTATGACGAGGTCAGCTGTTCCCGGATCGCTCTCGAGGCCCAGGCCGATGAGGGTAAAAAGATGGCCGTCGTTCCCGGCGACCGTGAAAGGGAAGCGATCCCCCGCGAAGAGCGCTGTGGCCGCTGCCGGAACAGGCGCCGTGAGCGTTATCTTCATAATGCCCCCCGGCGTGAGCGATTCAGGCTCGGAGGCAATCACCAATTGACCGCAGCCAACACTGCTTCGTATCAAAAAGGCATCGGAGGGATGCGGAAGAAGAAGGAGTATCAGTACTATTATTCGTAGAACGTTTCTCATATCTTCCTCAGCGGATCGGTTATCGCGGGATCGCTTCCGGAGCGGGAAATCGGGTGCGGCAACCCCATCAGGACAGCAATCTACCTGAATGGAAGGGCCGTGACAATAAAAATATAGACAATTTATGTCTCTTCCATTAGTATCAAACGCCGTGCGGACATAATTCAGATAACGGAGAATACCATGAGCGTGAAGCCCTCTTTCAGAACGGTTCCGCCTGAAGGTCTTCGTGCCGGCATCGATCCCGACTCCCTTGGATTTGAGACGACCGACGACTGTTCCTATTTTCCCGGGATCATCGGGCAGGCTCGTGCCGTCGGGGCGTTGACCATGGGGCTGGAGATAGAAAGCCCCGGCTATAACATATATGTCGCCGGTCTGACCGGAACAGGCAAGATGTCGACGATCAAGAGCCTTCTTGACCAGCTGGACCTGAAAAAGAAAATTCCCGATGATATCTGTTATGTCAACAATTTCGAGGACCCCGACAGGCCCACCGTGATCATGCTGCCCGCCGGCCTCGGCCGTCAGTTCCAGAAAGACATGGATGACATGGTGATCCATCTGGGCAAACAGATCCCCCGTATCTTTGAAAGCGAGGAGTTCAAAAGAGATTCGGAAAAGGTCGTGGAATCACATATGGCCCGCCAAAAGGAACTGGTGAAGAACTTCAATGAAAAGATACAGCATGAGAAATTCCAGCTGGTCCAGTACCAGGTCGGTCCCTACACCAGGCAGGACGTGGCCTATGTCGTGGAGGGAAAGCCGCATACCCTGGAGCAGCTTGAGGAACTCAACAGGGAAGGGCGATTCCCCGATGGAGACCTTGAGGCGGTGCGGGAAAAACAGGGAGAGCTCCGGAATGAACTTGAAATGATCATGCGGGAATCCCGCCAGATCGAAAAGGAAATAAGAAAGGAGATCGGTCTTCTCGAACGCAGAACGGGTCTGCCCGCCGTGCAGGAGTATATTTCGGACATTCTCACGAAATATACCAAGCACAGCGACAGGATCGAACCCTATCTCAGGAACGTGCAGGAACATGTTCTGTCCAACCTGAAGACGTTCAGGGAGAAGGACGAGGAACAACCCCCGGCCCCTCTGCCGTTCTTCGTGCAGCCCCCGGAAAAACGGCTTACCGAGTACGGGGTGAATGTCCTTGTCGATAATTCACAGACAAAAGAGATTCCCGTCATTATTGAAACCATGCCGTCCTACAAGAACCTCTTTGGGACGATTGAGCGCGAGATAGACCGTTCGGGTTTCTGGAGGACCGATTTTACCCGCATAAAGGCTGGTTCCCTGCTGCGGGCCAACGGGGGGTATATCGTGTTCAATGCCTATGAGGCGCTTGTCGTTTACGGCGTGTGGTCTTTTCTGAAACGGACCCTGACGAACAGGCTCCTCACCATGCAACCCTATGATCCCTTTGGAATGTCGGCGACGGCCATAAAACCGGAACCAATACCGGTGGATCTCAAGATAATCATGGTAGGGGGAAACTTCCTCTATCAGCAACTGTACGAATTTGATGATGATTTCAAGAAGATATTCAAAGTGAAGGCCGAATTCGATACGTCAATGCCGATCGGTGAGGATGCGGTCGGCGGATACATACAATTCATGAAGAAGATCATTGACGATGAAGATCTGCTCCGGTTCGACAAGACCGCCGCCGCCGCGATCATCGAATACGGGGTCCGGATATCGGGGAAACGCAAACGGCTGTCCACGCGTTTCAGCGATGTAGCCGACATCATGCGGGAAGCCGGTTACTGGGCGAAAAAGGAAGGGAGCGACACGGTGCGTGTCAAGCACGTGGACCGGGCCTATGATGAAAAGGTCGCCCGGGTACGGCTGATCGAGGACAAGATACAGGAAATGATAGAGGAGGGCACCATACTGATCGACACGGATGGTGCCGCCGTCGGACAGGTCAACGGACTGTCCGTGTATGATATGGGTGATTATGCCTTTGGAAAACCGGCAAGGATCACGGCACAAACCTCCATGGGTCGGGCCGGGTTCATCAATATCGAGCGGGAGGCGAAGCTGTCCGGAAAGACCCATGATAAAGGCGTCCTGATCCTCGAGGGCTATTTCAAGGGGAAGTATGCCCAGAAATTCCCCCTTTCGATGGATGCCAGTATCTGCTTTGAACAATCCTATGCCGGCGTTGACGGTGACAGCGCTTCCCTGGCGGAGGTCTGTGCCATTCTTTCCAGTCTCTCGGAACTGCCCGTAAATCAGAATATCGCCATGACCGGGTCGGTGAACCAGAGGGGTGAAATTCAGCCGGTCGGAGGTGTGAACCAGAAGATAGAAGGGTTTTATGATGTATGCCGCTCGCGGGGATTGACCGGCGGACAGGGCGTGATCATTCCGGCGCTCAATCTGCAGGAACTGATGTTGAGGAAGGACCTGGTCGAGGCGGTTTCGAAAGGAATGTTCCAGGTCTACCCCGTCTCGACCGTCGACGAGGGTATGAATATTCTGACCGGTGTGGAACCGGGAGAGCGGGACGAACAGGGCCGATACCCGGCGGGAACGGTGAACTTTCTGGTAAGTGAAAAGCTGCGATCCCTCGCGGAAAATCTGAAAAACTTCGGCAGTGAGAGCAAGGAGAGCGGCTCAACCAAAAAAAGGGTACAGAATAAAAAAAGCAAGGGGTAATGTAATGGGCAGACTACGTGGTATTCTATCGGGTATTATTGTTATTTTTATCGTGTTCCTTTCGGGCTGCGCCCCGCTCATCCTCGGCGGCGTGGCGGCGACCACCGGGGTGGGTACGTATATCTATGTCGATGGGAATCTCGCGACGGATTACCATTATTCCTTTGAACTGGTCTGGGATGCCTGTGAGGCCGTCGTTGCTTCCATGGGTGGTACCGACGTGATCCGGGAAAAGGACGTGGGAGTAGGGGAATTGAGTGCCGTCATTGACGGTGAAACGGTAAAGATATCGGCGAAATACCGGGCGAACGAGCTGACATCCGTCATGGTCAGGGTCGGGTTCCTGGGAGATAAGCTGGCATCACAGCGTATCCACGATATGATCTATGAACATCTGAAAAAAGAGTAGACGGCGGAGCCGGCCTGTTTCAGGAGGACCCCTTTTTGAGAAGGTCCAGCCCGTAATGCTTGATCTTCTTATGAAGGTTGCTCCGCTCCAGACCAATGGATTCCGCCGTTTTTGAGATATTCCAGTCGTTTTCCTCAAGCTTCCGGACGATGAATTCCTTCTCGAACTTCTTCTTTTCAAGCCTGAAGGAGTCGCTGTAGCTCTGTGCGGCGCCCGATGAGAGGTATGCCTCCTCACGGTTTTCAAGCGGCGGGATATCGTCGACGGTTATCACATCCGATGAGGTGACGATGACCAGCCGCTCGATGATGTTTTTCAGTTCCCGCACGTTGCCGGGCCAGTCGTGGTTGATGAGGACCTCCAGGGCGTCTGCCGTTATCTCCTTTTCTTTAATGCCCTCCTTGAAGGAAAATTCCTTGATAAAGAGTTGCGTGAGAAGGGGGATGTCCTTTTTCCTTTCCCTCAGGGGGGGGACGGTCAGGGGGATGACGTTCAGGCGGTAGAAAAGGTCCTGCCTGAAGCGGCCGTCTTCCATTTCCCGTTCTAGGTCCTTGTTCGTTGCGGCCAGAACGCGTACATCGGTGCCGATGATCTTTGTTCCTCCCACCCGTTCGAACTTCTTTTCCTGGAGGATCCGCAGTATTTTTGCCTGCGCCCGCTGGCTCATATCGGCTACTTCGTCCAGAAATATGGTGCCCCCGTTCGCCAGATCGAATTTGCCCCTCTTCTTGGCGGTGGCTCCCGTAAAGGACCCTTTTTCATGTCCGAAGAGCTCGCTTTCGATGAGTTCTTCGGGAAGGGCGGCGCAGTTCACCTCGACGAAGGGTTTGTCCGACCTCCTGCTCTGGCGGTGGATCGAACGGGCGACCAGTTCCTTCCCCGTACCGTTTTCTCCCATGATCAGGATCCAGGCGTTCGTGGGTGCGATGATCCGGATCATCTCCTTGAGCTCGACGATGGGTTTACTGGTCCCATGCAGTTCGTAATCCTGCCTGAACCGGTCCCTGAGAAGTTTGTTCTCCTCTTCCAGCCGGACGATCTCCAGGGCGTTGGCAACGACGAGCAGGACCTTTTCAAGGGAAAGGGGTTTTTCAATGAAATCAAAAGCGCCCAGCTTGGTGCACTTCACCGCCGACTCAACGGTTCCATGTCCCGATATCATGACGACCTGTATCTGGGGGTATTTCGACTTCACCGCCTGCAGCGTTTCTATCCCGTCCATTCCCGGAAGCCAGATGTCCAGAAGGATAAGATCGGGGAGTTCCTCTTCCTCGAGCATGACCAGGCACTCCTCCCCGCTCTGCACCGTAACGACGTCATAGCCGTCATCGGAGAGTGCGCCCTGCAGCGACGTGCAGATGCTTTCTTCATCGTCTACGACAAGGATCCGTTTATGCATGTTCTGAGCCTACGCGATCGGTATATCAAAAGAGATTATCGTTCCATGGGGAACATTTTCACTGACGGTCACGGTACCGTTATGATCCGAAATTATGGAATTCACGATGGCAAGCCCGAGACCGGTGCCGTGTTTTTTTGTCGAAAAATACGGTTCGAACAGCCGGGTACGATCCTTTGGGGCGATACCGGGGCCGTTGTCCCTGACGTCAACACGGACACGGTTCTGGACGCTGTCCACATGAGCGGTGATCTCTATGAGACCGCCTTCCTTTGAATCCGTCGTAATGGCCGCGACGGCGTTGTCGATCAAATTTATCATAACCCGCTTCATTTGTTCCACGTCGATGTTTACCATCGGCAGGTCTTCCTGCTTCTTGAAGGAGAAGGAGATGTTCCTGGCCGAATCTTCAAAGAGCGTTATGGAATCCTCGATGACCGCACTGATGTCGCCCGCTTCGGGGTGTGCCATGGGCATCCGGGCGAACCGGGAGAATTCATTGACCAGGTTCTTCAGGACCTCCACCTGGTCGATGATGGTCTTCGTGCATTCCCTGAAGACCGAACCGTTGCCGCCGTCTATGGTGTCGCCGTATTTACGCTGCAACCGCTCGGCGCTCAGTTTGACCGGGGTCAGGGGGTTTTTTATTTCATGGGCGATGCGCCGCGCCACTTCACGCCAGGCGGCGACGCGCTCGGCCTTCTGGATCTCCGTCAGGTCCTCGAAGACCACGACCATGCCCATGTAGTTCTGCCCGTCGTCACGCAGAACCGTCGCGGAAACGAGCACGGTCAGCACCCGGTCCTTGAGGGTCAGCTGGATCTGTTTTTCCAGGGAATCACTGTCAACCTCATCAAGCTCTTTCAGAAATTCACGTGCCAGTTCCATGTGCTCCGGCTGCAGTACTTCGGTGTATCGTCTGTACAGAACTTCGTCGGTTCTGATGTTGAGCATCTCTTCCGCTGCGCGGTTGATGGTGCTGATCACATCGTTCCGGTCGATCGATACCACGCCGGCGGACACATTGCGCAGAACCGTCTCCATGTATGTCCGTCTCTGATCCAGATCGATATTTGCCTGTCGCAGGCTCTCGCTGCTTTTCTTGAGGTCCTGCGTCATCTGGTTGAAGGAATTGACCAGGACCCCGATCTCGTCTTCCGCAAGAACATCGATGTGATAATCCAGGTTCCCGCCGGCTATTTCATGGGTCGCTTCGGCAAGGTCCTGAATCGGTACGGTAATTCCCTTGGCGAGGAACAGGCCGAACCAGGTGGCTGAAAAGGTTATCAAAAGCGTAACGATGAAGAGCATCATGATGTAGCTGAACTTGATGGGATTCTGCAGCAGCTTGAGCTGCCCGTACTCTTCCGATGTCTTTGATATGAGAGACATCTTTTCTATCAGGTCTTTGTTGATGAAGGACGTAACGGCCACCATTCCGATCACTTCCCGGGGAGAAAAGTTGGTGTAGAGCGGAGCGATGCCGCTGATCGCGTCACCGGTCGCCATGGAAGTGACCGTGGAGGCATCCTTTCCCATGTAGATATCTTCGATGATCCGGGGAGAAAGCTCCGTCGGCGGGATTTCTGTGTGATTCGGGTCCTTCAGGGAAATATTTTCATTCCGGTTGTCGAAAAAGACCTCCACGGCGCCCAGATTGAAGTATTTCTGACGTTGTGCCAGGATCGTCTTCAGGTATTGTTCCTGTTCCTGGTCATACAATTTGCCCTGTGTGATCTCGGAGCTGATAAGCCTGGCATAGTACTGGGCGTCCGTGGCGGCCTGCCCGTAATACGTCTGGGCGATCTCCAGTGACGAGTTCAGCGCGTTGCCCAGCCTCATCTCGAACCAGTTGTCGATGCTGTATGCAAGGAATTTGATGGATACAAGGAACAGAACGGCCGTAGGTACCAGTGAAAGACAGACAAAGGCGGCCACCAGCTTCGTTCTCAGTTTTGAGCCGAGGATACCGCGCCGCCGTTCGAATATGAGCTTTACCAGGTTCCTGGTTATGAGGAAGATAAGAAGGATGATGAGGATCAGATTGATATTGATCAGGCCGAATATGAACACCTCGTTGGATATGGGGAGGAGGTTCTCGATGCTGGAAATATGACTCTCGATGTAGGTCAGGACGATAATAACGGCAATGGTGAGCAATATGGCGAACCGCTCCCGCCGCCGCCGTTTCAGTTCATTGCTGTCCATGTGCTGCTGTTCCATGGTTCTGTCGCCTTAATACACGAATTCCTTGGTGATCCATTCCGTTTCAAAGTCCCAGAGTGAAACGAAAAAGAACACGTATTCAAGATGAAGGGGCAGTTTGACCGCCTCAAGCTCGGCCTTTGCCCGCAGGTAATATGTGCTTCCCCTGATCATGTTTCTCAGGGGCATGATGGCGACGCCGTTCACGTCGGACATGGCGGTTTTAGCCTCTGCAAAATCGGTGAACTGCTCGGGTCGTTTGCCATCTTCGGTGAAGGCAACGTAAAAGAGCTTCTTCACATTGTCATACTTGATCGTGTGCTTGATCTCGCGGGCGAATTCGAGTTTGTCCCACCAGAAGCCCCGCTTTCTGTGCAACTCAATGGTGAAGGTGAAGGTGGTCGGTATCCCGGCATGGATGGCCTCTTCCATTTCCTCGGTGAAACAATCGGTCACCCGGAAATAGACAAGGACCTGCTCGGTGGTGTTCGTGATCAGGACGTCCCGGATTTCGGCCTCTTCGGCACGGGCGCCGCGTGGATCAAGGGCTGAGACCAGACAGACGAAAAGCAGCAGGAACGGAAGAAATATCTTGTTATGGGGACCTTTCATCATGGCCGGCGGTATACTGTTGTAACTGCACACAAACAAAATCGTGCCGTGCCGGTTGAAGGTATTCGGCACAGGCACGGTAAGATATAAATTTTGCAAGAGAATTATAGTAGG contains:
- a CDS encoding sigma-54-dependent Fis family transcriptional regulator encodes the protein MHKRILVVDDEESICTSLQGALSDDGYDVVTVQSGEECLVMLEEEELPDLILLDIWLPGMDGIETLQAVKSKYPQIQVVMISGHGTVESAVKCTKLGAFDFIEKPLSLEKVLLVVANALEIVRLEEENKLLRDRFRQDYELHGTSKPIVELKEMIRIIAPTNAWILIMGENGTGKELVARSIHRQSRRSDKPFVEVNCAALPEELIESELFGHEKGSFTGATAKKRGKFDLANGGTIFLDEVADMSQRAQAKILRILQEKKFERVGGTKIIGTDVRVLAATNKDLEREMEDGRFRQDLFYRLNVIPLTVPPLRERKKDIPLLTQLFIKEFSFKEGIKEKEITADALEVLINHDWPGNVRELKNIIERLVIVTSSDVITVDDIPPLENREEAYLSSGAAQSYSDSFRLEKKKFEKEFIVRKLEENDWNISKTAESIGLERSNLHKKIKHYGLDLLKKGSS
- a CDS encoding HAMP domain-containing protein; this encodes MEQQHMDSNELKRRRRERFAILLTIAVIIVLTYIESHISSIENLLPISNEVFIFGLININLILIILLIFLITRNLVKLIFERRRGILGSKLRTKLVAAFVCLSLVPTAVLFLVSIKFLAYSIDNWFEMRLGNALNSSLEIAQTYYGQAATDAQYYARLISSEITQGKLYDQEQEQYLKTILAQRQKYFNLGAVEVFFDNRNENISLKDPNHTEIPPTELSPRIIEDIYMGKDASTVTSMATGDAISGIAPLYTNFSPREVIGMVAVTSFINKDLIEKMSLISKTSEEYGQLKLLQNPIKFSYIMMLFIVTLLITFSATWFGLFLAKGITVPIQDLAEATHEIAGGNLDYHIDVLAEDEIGVLVNSFNQMTQDLKKSSESLRQANIDLDQRRTYMETVLRNVSAGVVSIDRNDVISTINRAAEEMLNIRTDEVLYRRYTEVLQPEHMELAREFLKELDEVDSDSLEKQIQLTLKDRVLTVLVSATVLRDDGQNYMGMVVVFEDLTEIQKAERVAAWREVARRIAHEIKNPLTPVKLSAERLQRKYGDTIDGGNGSVFRECTKTIIDQVEVLKNLVNEFSRFARMPMAHPEAGDISAVIEDSITLFEDSARNISFSFKKQEDLPMVNIDVEQMKRVMINLIDNAVAAITTDSKEGGLIEITAHVDSVQNRVRVDVRDNGPGIAPKDRTRLFEPYFSTKKHGTGLGLAIVNSIISDHNGTVTVSENVPHGTIISFDIPIA
- a CDS encoding DUF4390 domain-containing protein produces the protein MCSYNSIPPAMMKGPHNKIFLPFLLLFVCLVSALDPRGARAEEAEIRDVLITNTTEQVLVYFRVTDCFTEEMEEAIHAGIPTTFTFTIELHRKRGFWWDKLEFAREIKHTIKYDNVKKLFYVAFTEDGKRPEQFTDFAEAKTAMSDVNGVAIMPLRNMIRGSTYYLRAKAELEAVKLPLHLEYVFFFVSLWDFETEWITKEFVY